The following are encoded in a window of Helicobacter ganmani genomic DNA:
- a CDS encoding nitrate reductase cytochrome c-type subunit — translation MNFNKTIMVVSVALAGFIFLGCQGGYSENEIGLRKSTLLNENVKVSAFDYNGKAAGESVLIDRAFENAPPMISHSVEDMLPITKENNSCTSCHLPEVAEAVKATPMPKSHFYDFRKKKDLKEQMDETRFNCVICHTTQVNAAPLVVNKFEPDFRQENGSTKSNLIDIVNEGVN, via the coding sequence ATGAATTTTAACAAAACAATAATGGTTGTGAGTGTGGCATTGGCTGGATTCATATTTTTAGGTTGTCAAGGCGGTTATAGTGAGAATGAAATAGGCTTGCGTAAAAGCACTTTACTTAATGAAAATGTGAAAGTGAGCGCATTTGACTATAATGGTAAGGCAGCGGGAGAATCTGTATTGATTGATAGAGCATTTGAAAATGCGCCTCCTATGATTTCGCATTCTGTGGAAGATATGTTGCCTATTACAAAAGAAAACAATTCTTGCACAAGTTGTCATTTGCCTGAAGTTGCAGAAGCAGTTAAAGCGACACCTATGCCTAAATCGCATTTTTATGATTTTCGTAAAAAGAAAGATTTAAAAGAGCAAATGGACGAAACGCGTTTTAATTGCGTGATTTGCCATACTACACAAGTCAATGCTGCGCCATTGGTTGTCAATAAGTTTGAACCTGATTTTCGTCAAGAAAATGGTAGCACGAAATCCAATCTGATTGATATTGTGAATGAGGGTGTGAATTAA
- a CDS encoding 4Fe-4S binding protein → MRNRRDLFTVLLKPKSEGFAPLPPYNSNRFLFSKFCGQCIVESLQVPCVKVCEEIYNKESRSGILKISHNAVYIDFETSGCKLCGECAKACPKGVLEEQLAKEQNPHWNFVLKIDELTCLAYHKTLCCTCKDICYSVLGKNQAITFSGLFYPAIQKHCIGCGECIGACPARAIILESCEN, encoded by the coding sequence ATGCGGAATCGTAGGGATCTTTTCACGGTTTTGCTAAAGCCAAAATCAGAGGGCTTTGCGCCCTTGCCGCCCTATAATTCCAATCGCTTTCTTTTTTCTAAATTTTGTGGGCAATGTATTGTGGAATCTTTGCAAGTGCCTTGTGTGAAGGTATGCGAGGAAATTTATAACAAAGAAAGCAGAAGTGGAATCTTAAAAATATCACATAATGCAGTTTATATAGATTTTGAAACAAGTGGTTGTAAGCTTTGTGGAGAATGTGCAAAGGCTTGTCCAAAGGGTGTGCTAGAGGAGCAACTCGCAAAAGAACAGAATCCACATTGGAATTTTGTCCTCAAGATTGATGAACTAACTTGTTTGGCTTACCATAAAACCCTATGCTGCACCTGCAAAGATATTTGTTATAGTGTGCTAGGAAAGAATCAAGCGATTACTTTTAGTGGGTTGTTTTATCCTGCGATTCAAAAGCATTGTATCGGTTGTGGGGAATGTATCGGGGCTTGTCCTGCACGAGCGATAATATTAGAATCTTGTGAAAATTAA
- a CDS encoding WD40 repeat domain-containing protein, whose translation MRIYLKKIMVILCILCVSPLVIYSEESNITKEGTSQPQKKIVLENNIVVTHLIKDSLLIGTDFGEVLELKLYETSPKLLAKLPDITSFYAESYAPKVYSVDRLGEQVLIHSEGNFGTKNLFVFSKGHLEMLPNMESLNIKKAAFVDEKRIFLGLASNEIVLYDIKQKQILYRKQLSEASFSDFALEIPSNRYVVACESGILYFGVMDSGEVIAELEGENKDNVYQVKLAKVGDIMTFITAGQDRKVGVYQLNLQTNKVESYGIGANFLVYSVGMSADSTLGAYMQNEQSEINVFRISDKQEIMHLSGHTSLLNNIIFTDYHLISSEDGKNILIWNLKE comes from the coding sequence ATGCGAATTTATCTTAAAAAAATTATGGTAATCCTATGTATTCTATGTGTATCGCCTTTGGTGATTTATTCAGAGGAATCCAATATCACAAAAGAAGGAACTTCTCAACCTCAAAAAAAGATTGTTTTAGAAAATAATATTGTTGTTACGCATCTCATCAAAGATTCTTTGTTGATTGGAACGGATTTTGGAGAGGTTTTGGAGCTAAAGTTATATGAAACATCGCCAAAATTGCTTGCGAAGCTTCCTGATATTACGAGTTTCTATGCAGAATCTTATGCACCTAAAGTTTATAGCGTGGATAGGCTTGGAGAGCAAGTTTTAATCCATAGTGAGGGGAATTTTGGCACAAAGAATCTTTTTGTATTTTCTAAGGGGCATTTGGAGATGTTACCCAATATGGAATCTTTAAATATTAAAAAAGCAGCTTTTGTAGATGAAAAGCGAATTTTTTTAGGACTCGCGAGCAATGAGATTGTGTTGTATGATATAAAGCAAAAACAGATTCTTTACCGCAAGCAGCTCTCTGAAGCTTCTTTTTCGGATTTTGCATTAGAGATTCCGAGTAATCGCTATGTGGTAGCGTGCGAATCAGGGATTTTGTATTTTGGAGTAATGGATAGTGGGGAGGTAATAGCAGAACTTGAGGGTGAAAATAAGGATAATGTATATCAAGTCAAACTTGCTAAAGTAGGAGATATAATGACTTTTATCACCGCAGGGCAAGATAGAAAAGTGGGTGTGTATCAGCTGAATTTGCAGACAAATAAAGTGGAATCTTATGGGATTGGTGCAAATTTTTTGGTGTATAGTGTGGGAATGAGTGCGGATTCCACATTGGGGGCTTATATGCAAAATGAACAAAGCGAAATTAATGTTTTTCGCATTTCAGATAAACAAGAAATAATGCATTTAAGCGGACATACGAGTTTATTGAATAATATTATTTTTACAGATTATCATCTTATTAGCAGTGAAGATGGGAAAAATATCTTAATTTGGAATCTTAAGGAGTAA
- a CDS encoding metallophosphoesterase family protein: protein MGISQLDNSKPVYIIGDVHGCFDTLCLLIEKLPQKWESQIILTGDLIDRGNKSCEVIDLAISNQFACVLGNHEELMLEYYHKIPSSGRGSVWISNGGYETMESYRRYGGLRKIHEHLEWLTELPRFLEIDLCDEEGRKLFVTHGFGLPYYKTRKKESQALTWSRLKMHNPQKEAKKKYGVFNVFGHDVQKEVLITENFAAIDTGCVYYNTKPNARLSALEYPSKRIFEQAFVSRILEQTKPRSFTHFFSKAASSLREMKRRSNL, encoded by the coding sequence TTGGGAATAAGTCAGTTGGATAACTCTAAGCCTGTCTATATTATTGGCGATGTGCATGGTTGCTTTGATACTTTGTGTTTGTTGATTGAAAAATTACCGCAAAAGTGGGAATCACAAATCATTTTAACGGGTGATTTGATTGATAGGGGAAATAAAAGTTGTGAAGTAATTGACTTAGCAATCTCCAATCAGTTTGCTTGTGTGCTTGGAAATCACGAAGAGCTAATGCTAGAGTATTACCATAAGATTCCAAGTAGTGGTAGAGGAAGCGTGTGGATTAGTAATGGGGGCTATGAAACAATGGAAAGCTATCGGAGATATGGTGGCTTGCGCAAAATCCACGAGCACTTAGAATGGCTTACAGAATTGCCGCGATTCTTGGAAATTGACTTATGCGATGAGGAAGGGAGGAAATTATTTGTTACGCACGGATTCGGGTTACCCTATTATAAAACGCGCAAAAAAGAATCCCAAGCTCTTACTTGGAGCAGACTTAAAATGCACAATCCACAAAAGGAAGCAAAAAAGAAATATGGAGTGTTTAATGTGTTTGGACACGATGTGCAAAAAGAAGTATTGATAACAGAAAATTTTGCTGCAATTGATACGGGTTGTGTTTATTATAACACCAAACCAAACGCAAGATTGAGCGCATTGGAATATCCTAGCAAACGAATCTTTGAACAAGCTTTTGTCTCTAGGATTCTAGAGCAAACCAAACCACGAAGTTTTACTCATTTTTTTAGCAAGGCAGCCTCATCATTGCGAGAAATGAAGCGACGAAGCAATCTGTAA
- the flgH gene encoding flagellar basal body L-ring protein FlgH, with protein MSFMSYFMIGLLFVGCATTDPQISFRPPAYVEELPPKEEEDNFGNPGSIFGQGDNLLFSDRRAMQLNDLVTVIINQTAQASSTANKNLNETSNSNLTAPGITFGGPSSTIAKLTGKLNNLTQFGITSGDNTSAYQGTGSQNRQETFSTTIAARIIKVMQNGNYFIEGSREVLINGEKQIIHLSGVVRPTDIARNNTIESQYIADAKIMYDTQGELKKSTEKGWGTKLIESMWPF; from the coding sequence TTGTCGTTTATGTCCTATTTTATGATTGGATTATTGTTTGTAGGTTGTGCCACGACAGACCCACAAATCTCGTTTCGCCCCCCAGCCTATGTAGAAGAGCTACCACCAAAAGAAGAGGAAGATAATTTTGGCAATCCGGGAAGTATTTTTGGGCAAGGAGATAATTTGCTATTTTCTGACCGCCGCGCAATGCAACTTAATGATTTAGTAACCGTAATTATCAATCAAACAGCACAAGCAAGCTCTACTGCCAATAAGAATCTTAATGAAACTTCCAACTCCAATTTGACAGCACCTGGAATCACTTTTGGAGGACCAAGCAGTACCATTGCCAAGCTAACAGGCAAGCTAAACAATCTTACACAATTCGGCATTACAAGTGGCGACAATACTTCAGCTTATCAAGGAACAGGTTCTCAAAACAGACAAGAAACTTTTTCCACAACGATTGCAGCGCGTATTATCAAAGTAATGCAAAATGGCAACTATTTCATTGAAGGTAGCCGCGAAGTGTTGATTAATGGCGAAAAACAAATCATTCACTTAAGTGGCGTTGTGCGCCCGACAGATATTGCGCGCAATAACACCATAGAATCCCAATACATTGCCGACGCAAAAATTATGTATGATACACAAGGCGAGCTAAAGAAAAGCACAGAAAAAGGTTGGGGAACAAAACTTATTGAATCCATGTGGCCTTTTTAA
- the napH gene encoding quinol dehydrogenase ferredoxin subunit NapH, translating to MQKYRYLFLRRIVQIGLLALYVLGNYTSFKILQGNLSSSLVFGVIPLSDPYAILQLFFAGSIVGANALLGALLILLLYGLFLGRAYCSFVCPMNLITDFASFLRRAFGLDTLGNLVYLKNSLRYVFLALSLLLSLIFGVAAFEVISPISMLHRGIIFGLGVGFFAVLVVFLLDLFVAKHAFCGHICPLGAFYSLISSFAILKVKYDLQACTHCMECKKICPEKQVLGIIGKESGVIKSGECTRCGRCIEVCGDNALVFNLLDFKKEKK from the coding sequence ATGCAAAAATATCGTTATTTATTCTTGCGTAGAATCGTGCAAATAGGACTATTAGCCTTGTATGTATTAGGAAATTATACAAGCTTTAAGATTCTGCAAGGTAATCTTAGCTCCTCACTTGTTTTTGGAGTGATTCCATTAAGCGACCCTTATGCGATTTTGCAGTTATTTTTTGCAGGTTCAATCGTTGGGGCAAACGCACTGCTTGGTGCTTTGTTGATTTTATTGCTTTATGGTTTGTTTTTAGGAAGAGCTTATTGCTCTTTTGTCTGCCCAATGAATCTTATAACAGACTTTGCCTCTTTTTTAAGACGGGCTTTTGGTTTGGATACATTGGGAAATCTTGTTTATTTGAAAAATTCTTTGCGTTATGTGTTTTTGGCTCTTAGTCTATTGCTCTCTTTAATTTTTGGAGTCGCAGCATTTGAAGTGATTAGCCCGATTTCTATGCTTCATCGCGGGATTATTTTTGGGCTTGGAGTTGGATTTTTTGCTGTTTTGGTAGTGTTTTTATTGGATTTATTTGTAGCAAAACACGCATTTTGTGGGCATATTTGTCCTTTGGGTGCATTTTATTCACTTATTAGTTCCTTTGCGATTTTAAAAGTCAAATATGATTTGCAGGCTTGCACACATTGTATGGAGTGTAAAAAAATCTGTCCAGAAAAGCAGGTGTTAGGAATCATTGGAAAGGAAAGTGGTGTGATAAAAAGTGGTGAATGCACGCGTTGCGGACGTTGTATTGAAGTTTGTGGAGATAATGCCTTAGTGTTTAATCTCTTAGATTTTAAAAAGGAGAAAAAATGA
- a CDS encoding chaperone NapD → MQALQEDFNVSSLVVLCAQKDIESLWGKINAIKGAECHYKDESGKIIVTLESQSIEEEIKLLKQIERLKGVLSAQMIYAYHSTELETLREEIQKQDRIPKVLRDEQTSANEITYSGDVQGALDEILKIQ, encoded by the coding sequence ATGCAGGCATTGCAAGAGGATTTTAATGTGTCTAGTCTCGTTGTGCTATGCGCACAGAAGGACATAGAGTCGCTTTGGGGAAAAATCAATGCAATCAAGGGCGCAGAGTGCCATTACAAAGACGAAAGTGGCAAAATCATCGTAACTTTGGAATCTCAAAGCATTGAGGAGGAAATCAAGCTTCTAAAACAGATTGAAAGATTAAAGGGTGTGTTGTCTGCACAAATGATTTATGCTTATCATAGTACGGAATTGGAGACATTAAGAGAGGAGATACAAAAGCAAGATAGAATCCCAAAAGTGCTTCGGGACGAACAAACAAGCGCAAATGAAATCACTTATAGTGGAGATGTGCAAGGTGCGTTGGACGAAATCTTAAAGATACAATAG
- the napG gene encoding ferredoxin-type protein NapG, translated as MQQNTNRRKFLLSGAQAVALIGLGGLVWGAFLQESRANPLILRPPGALNEKEFLKTCIKCGLCVKACPFDTLKLADAGSGKPIGTPYFEPRKIPCEMCEDIPCVPICPTDALDSKLVSNEKGLAINLAKMGVAIVDKEHCVAYWGIQCDACYRACPLLGEAIKLELKRNERTGKHSYLLPVVESEVCTGCGKCEKACITEKAAIIVLPREIALGRVGTNYIKGWEAEDEMRLQEAKERIPKRDSGSKVQDYLNNGDL; from the coding sequence ATGCAGCAAAATACCAATCGGCGTAAATTTCTACTAAGTGGCGCACAAGCGGTTGCGCTTATAGGGCTTGGTGGTTTGGTTTGGGGAGCGTTTTTGCAAGAAAGCAGGGCAAATCCTCTTATCTTGAGACCGCCGGGTGCTTTGAATGAAAAGGAATTTTTAAAGACTTGCATTAAATGTGGTTTATGTGTAAAGGCTTGTCCTTTTGACACCTTAAAGCTTGCAGACGCAGGAAGCGGGAAGCCCATAGGCACACCTTATTTTGAACCACGCAAGATTCCGTGCGAAATGTGTGAGGATATTCCTTGTGTGCCGATTTGTCCAACAGACGCATTGGATTCCAAATTGGTCTCTAATGAAAAAGGACTTGCAATCAATCTTGCTAAAATGGGTGTTGCGATTGTGGATAAGGAGCATTGTGTCGCATATTGGGGCATTCAGTGCGACGCTTGTTATCGTGCCTGTCCGCTTTTGGGTGAAGCCATTAAACTAGAACTTAAACGTAACGAACGCACAGGAAAGCATTCTTATCTTTTGCCTGTGGTGGAAAGTGAGGTTTGCACGGGTTGTGGCAAATGCGAAAAGGCTTGTATCACAGAAAAGGCTGCAATTATTGTCCTGCCACGTGAAATAGCACTTGGTAGAGTAGGGACAAACTATATTAAAGGTTGGGAAGCAGAAGATGAAATGCGTTTGCAAGAAGCAAAAGAAAGAATCCCTAAACGCGATTCTGGCTCTAAAGTGCAAGATTATTTGAATAACGGAGATTTGTAA
- a CDS encoding GatB/YqeY domain-containing protein — protein MSSAIKERILNDIKSAMKENHKEKRDALRMLSSALKQIEVDERKVLEDKDVILILKKAYKQRAEAAEAYQKAGREDLYQKENFEMQMIMEYLPKQFNDEDLRKALEKILNELGIKSKKDMGKIMGVASKALGEVADGKRISEMLKNMLE, from the coding sequence ATGTCAAGTGCAATCAAAGAAAGAATCTTAAATGATATTAAAAGCGCAATGAAAGAGAATCATAAAGAAAAACGTGATGCGCTTAGAATGCTGAGTAGTGCGCTCAAACAAATTGAGGTAGATGAAAGAAAAGTTTTGGAGGATAAAGATGTCATTTTGATTCTTAAAAAGGCTTATAAACAAAGAGCAGAAGCAGCAGAAGCTTATCAAAAGGCAGGGCGAGAAGATCTCTATCAAAAAGAAAATTTTGAAATGCAAATGATTATGGAATATTTACCAAAACAATTCAATGATGAGGATTTGCGCAAAGCATTGGAGAAAATTTTGAATGAATTAGGAATAAAATCCAAAAAAGATATGGGAAAAATTATGGGTGTTGCAAGCAAGGCATTAGGAGAGGTTGCAGATGGTAAGCGTATAAGTGAAATGTTGAAGAATATGCTAGAATAG
- the napA gene encoding nitrate reductase catalytic subunit NapA, which produces MLNLKFKEAFVAYNRREFLKTAAAASAASAVGIALPSNALAAAKEAEGGWKWDKSVCRFCGTGCGIMVATKDEQIVAIKGDPAAPVNRGLNCIKGYFNAKIMYGADRLTQPLLRVNSKGEFDKKGRFQPVSWQKAFDVMEAQFKKAYNELGPTGIGVFGSGQYTVQEGYAAVKLIKGGFRSNNIDPNARHCMASAVVGFMETFGIDEPAGCYDDIELTDTIVTWGANMAEMHPILWARVTDRKLTNPNKVKVINLTPYSNRTSDLADIEIVFSPHTDLAIWNYIAHEIVYNYPNAIDWNFVKKNCIFTTGFADIGYGLRTDIKHAKYGVAELDTAAKEKSKIVSEAEGVTLAYLGMKAGDTMENRHNAAAGNHWEISFEDFKKALEPYTLDFVAKLAKGDSSESLESFKDKLKQLAQYYIDKNRKIVSFWTMGMNQHTRGTWVNEQSYMVHMLLGKQAKPGSGAFSLTGQPSACGTAREVGTFSHRLPADMVVANPKHRAMTEKIWKLPNGTINPQPGAHFMQIMRNLEDGKIKWAWVHVNNPWQNTANANHWIKAAREMDNFIVVSDAYPGISAKVADLILPVAMIYEKWGAYGNAERRTQHWKQQVLPQGEAMSDTWQMMEFSKRFKLKEVWGEKKINDKLTLPNVLEAAKAMGYNEDSTLYDVLYANKEAFTYKITDTMLKGTINSEVFGDKREVVGSNGEVFKGYGFFVQKYLWEEYRKFGVGHAHDLADFDTYHRVRGLRWPVVDGKETQWRFNAKYDYYARKANNGEFAFYGGAGKELPRGDLVTPKTQEKFSLKNKAKIFFRPYMDPPEMPSKEYPFWLSTGRVLEHWHSGTMTMRVPELYRAVPEALCYMNPEDGKKLGVQQNDAVWIESRRGRVKAHVDMRGRNRPPMGLVYVPWFDEKVYINKVCLDATCPISKQTDFKKCAVKVYKA; this is translated from the coding sequence ATGCTAAATCTTAAGTTTAAGGAGGCTTTTGTGGCATACAATAGACGCGAATTTTTAAAAACGGCAGCAGCAGCAAGTGCAGCAAGTGCGGTTGGAATTGCATTGCCAAGCAATGCTCTAGCAGCAGCAAAAGAAGCAGAAGGTGGCTGGAAATGGGACAAATCTGTTTGTAGATTTTGTGGAACAGGCTGTGGGATTATGGTGGCGACCAAAGACGAACAAATTGTTGCGATTAAGGGAGACCCCGCAGCCCCTGTAAATCGTGGGTTAAATTGTATTAAAGGATATTTTAATGCTAAAATTATGTATGGTGCAGATAGGCTAACTCAACCGCTTTTGCGCGTAAATTCTAAAGGTGAATTTGACAAGAAAGGGCGATTCCAACCTGTGAGTTGGCAAAAAGCCTTTGATGTAATGGAAGCACAATTTAAAAAAGCATACAATGAATTAGGACCAACAGGAATTGGAGTGTTTGGCTCTGGGCAATACACTGTGCAAGAAGGTTATGCAGCTGTGAAGCTCATTAAAGGTGGCTTTAGAAGTAACAATATTGATCCCAATGCGCGTCATTGTATGGCAAGTGCGGTTGTTGGGTTTATGGAGACTTTTGGGATTGACGAGCCAGCAGGCTGTTATGATGATATTGAGCTAACCGATACGATTGTTACTTGGGGTGCGAATATGGCAGAAATGCACCCGATTCTTTGGGCAAGGGTTACAGATAGAAAACTCACCAATCCAAATAAGGTAAAAGTGATTAATCTTACACCTTATTCTAATAGAACTTCAGATTTGGCAGATATTGAAATTGTGTTTTCTCCACACACGGATTTGGCAATTTGGAATTACATTGCACATGAGATTGTTTATAATTATCCAAACGCAATTGATTGGAATTTTGTTAAGAAAAATTGTATCTTTACAACAGGTTTTGCAGATATTGGTTATGGGTTGCGCACAGATATTAAACACGCGAAATACGGAGTGGCAGAGCTAGATACTGCAGCAAAAGAAAAATCTAAAATCGTCAGTGAAGCAGAGGGTGTAACGCTTGCGTATCTTGGTATGAAAGCGGGCGATACAATGGAAAACAGACACAATGCGGCTGCAGGAAATCATTGGGAAATTTCTTTTGAGGATTTCAAAAAAGCCCTAGAACCTTACACGCTTGACTTTGTTGCAAAACTCGCAAAAGGCGATTCAAGCGAAAGTTTAGAATCTTTTAAAGACAAACTTAAACAACTTGCGCAATATTATATTGATAAAAATCGCAAAATTGTGAGTTTTTGGACAATGGGAATGAATCAACATACGCGAGGAACTTGGGTTAATGAGCAAAGCTATATGGTGCATATGCTGCTTGGCAAACAAGCAAAACCGGGAAGCGGTGCATTTTCTCTTACAGGACAACCTAGTGCGTGTGGAACAGCTAGGGAAGTAGGAACATTCTCACACCGATTACCTGCAGATATGGTAGTAGCAAACCCAAAACACAGAGCAATGACAGAAAAGATTTGGAAACTTCCAAACGGAACAATCAATCCACAACCGGGCGCACATTTTATGCAAATTATGCGGAATCTTGAAGATGGAAAAATCAAATGGGCGTGGGTGCATGTGAATAATCCTTGGCAAAATACTGCCAATGCAAACCATTGGATTAAGGCTGCTAGAGAAATGGATAACTTTATTGTTGTCTCTGACGCATATCCGGGCATTAGCGCAAAAGTTGCGGATTTGATTCTACCTGTGGCAATGATTTATGAAAAATGGGGTGCTTATGGAAATGCAGAGCGTAGAACCCAGCATTGGAAACAGCAAGTTCTTCCACAAGGCGAGGCAATGAGTGATACTTGGCAGATGATGGAATTTTCTAAACGATTTAAACTCAAAGAAGTTTGGGGTGAGAAAAAGATTAATGATAAATTGACACTTCCCAATGTGCTAGAGGCAGCAAAAGCAATGGGATATAATGAGGATTCCACACTTTATGATGTATTGTATGCAAATAAAGAGGCATTTACCTACAAAATAACAGATACAATGTTAAAAGGTACGATAAATTCTGAAGTCTTTGGAGATAAGCGCGAAGTGGTTGGAAGTAATGGAGAAGTGTTTAAGGGTTATGGATTCTTCGTGCAAAAGTATCTTTGGGAGGAATATCGTAAGTTTGGTGTAGGGCACGCACACGATTTAGCAGATTTTGATACTTATCATAGAGTGCGAGGATTGCGATGGCCTGTCGTAGATGGCAAGGAAACACAATGGCGGTTTAATGCAAAATATGATTATTATGCAAGAAAGGCAAACAATGGCGAATTTGCCTTTTATGGTGGCGCAGGTAAAGAGCTTCCACGTGGAGATTTAGTAACTCCAAAAACACAAGAGAAGTTTTCACTTAAAAACAAAGCAAAAATTTTCTTCCGTCCTTATATGGACCCACCAGAAATGCCAAGCAAAGAATATCCATTCTGGTTAAGCACAGGACGTGTGCTAGAGCATTGGCATAGTGGAACGATGACGATGCGTGTGCCAGAACTTTATCGTGCTGTGCCTGAAGCATTGTGTTATATGAATCCAGAAGATGGTAAAAAGCTTGGTGTGCAACAAAATGACGCGGTTTGGATAGAATCAAGACGCGGTAGGGTAAAAGCGCATGTGGATATGCGCGGACGCAATCGCCCACCGATGGGACTTGTTTATGTTCCTTGGTTTGACGAAAAAGTCTATATTAACAAAGTCTGTTTAGATGCAACTTGTCCGATTTCTAAGCAAACAGATTTCAAAAAATGTGCGGTAAAAGTGTATAAGGCATAA
- a CDS encoding inorganic phosphate transporter, with protein sequence MESFLQPDKGFKINKEGLQKVSIIFVFVLAIIVMVAFAESVTNPILLGFAAIVGGYMALNIGANDVANNMGPAVGSKALTMTGAIIIAAICEILGALIAGGEVVGTVSKGIISADAIGDSSQFVTLMLAALISGAIWLNIATVIGAPVSTTHAIVGGILGAGIAAGGFGVANWTALGKIASSWVISPIMGGVIAAILLFFIKHTITYKKNKKTSAENIVPYLIAFMTWAFSLYLINKGLKHVIQLEPQIAFGISIFIAIVVYFVVKPIIKKALEGLENKKEEINKLFTLPLIFAVALLSFAHGANDVANAVGPLAAINSALKVAFDASQISVPFWIMLIGGLGISIGLALFGPRLIRTVGSEITELDQMRAYCIAMSAALTVLVASELGMPVSSTHIAIGAVFGIGFLREHLKRQYKEMELKILESRKGEDNEKVKEFLDKFRNASIRRKRAILKSIDHKKTKGTQKNIDIPELKKKEQKRLKEAYQEELVKRSAINKIIAAWVITVPASAIFSAVCYFMLSAIGF encoded by the coding sequence ATGGAGAGTTTTTTACAGCCTGATAAAGGGTTCAAGATAAACAAAGAGGGTTTGCAAAAAGTAAGCATAATCTTTGTATTTGTCCTTGCTATTATCGTAATGGTTGCTTTTGCAGAGAGCGTTACGAATCCGATTTTACTAGGATTTGCAGCAATTGTAGGTGGATATATGGCACTAAATATTGGTGCAAACGATGTAGCAAACAATATGGGACCAGCTGTTGGTTCTAAAGCTTTGACAATGACAGGCGCAATTATTATTGCGGCAATATGTGAGATTTTAGGAGCATTGATTGCGGGTGGAGAAGTCGTCGGCACGGTAAGTAAAGGGATTATTTCTGCAGATGCCATTGGTGATTCTAGTCAGTTTGTTACTTTGATGCTCGCAGCATTAATTTCTGGTGCAATTTGGTTAAATATTGCCACTGTGATTGGTGCGCCTGTTTCTACAACACACGCTATTGTTGGAGGAATTCTAGGAGCTGGAATCGCAGCAGGTGGATTTGGTGTGGCGAATTGGACTGCACTCGGTAAAATTGCAAGCAGTTGGGTAATTTCTCCTATAATGGGTGGAGTGATTGCCGCAATTCTATTGTTTTTTATTAAACATACCATTACCTACAAAAAAAACAAGAAAACATCAGCGGAAAATATCGTGCCTTACTTGATAGCTTTTATGACTTGGGCATTTAGTTTATATCTAATCAACAAAGGTTTAAAGCATGTCATTCAATTGGAGCCGCAAATCGCATTTGGTATTAGCATTTTTATTGCTATTGTAGTCTATTTTGTTGTGAAACCTATCATCAAGAAAGCTTTAGAGGGACTAGAAAATAAAAAAGAAGAAATTAACAAGCTTTTTACTCTTCCTTTGATTTTTGCGGTGGCACTCTTGAGCTTTGCACACGGCGCAAATGACGTGGCAAATGCTGTTGGACCATTAGCGGCAATTAATAGTGCTTTGAAAGTTGCATTTGACGCTAGCCAAATCAGTGTGCCCTTTTGGATTATGTTGATTGGTGGGCTTGGAATCTCTATTGGGCTTGCGCTTTTTGGACCAAGACTCATTCGCACGGTGGGTAGTGAAATTACAGAATTAGACCAGATGCGTGCTTATTGTATTGCAATGAGTGCGGCTTTGACTGTGTTGGTTGCAAGTGAATTGGGAATGCCTGTAAGCTCTACTCATATCGCAATTGGTGCAGTCTTTGGAATAGGTTTTTTGCGCGAACATCTAAAACGACAATACAAAGAGATGGAGTTAAAGATTTTAGAGTCTCGCAAGGGAGAAGATAACGAAAAGGTTAAAGAATTTTTGGATAAATTTCGCAATGCTTCTATTCGTAGAAAAAGAGCAATTCTTAAAAGCATTGACCACAAAAAAACGAAAGGGACGCAAAAAAATATTGATATTCCAGAATTGAAGAAGAAAGAGCAAAAAAGGCTAAAAGAAGCCTATCAAGAGGAACTTGTCAAACGTTCTGCGATAAACAAAATTATTGCTGCGTGGGTTATCACCGTACCTGCATCTGCTATTTTTAGTGCAGTTTGTTATTTCATGCTTTCTGCAATCGGATTCTAA